Proteins encoded within one genomic window of Cellulomonas xiejunii:
- a CDS encoding YlxR family protein produces the protein MLSDVGAGDPAPVVDERRRMPGRGAWLHPDQRCLELAVRRRAFGRALRYTGPLGTEAVERAVSRLAAQVQPQHSTTVPESTPVPTVDEGSGLEADGDPMSTHR, from the coding sequence GTGCTGTCCGACGTCGGAGCGGGTGATCCCGCACCGGTCGTGGACGAGCGCCGCCGGATGCCGGGCCGGGGTGCGTGGCTGCACCCCGACCAGCGTTGCCTCGAGCTCGCCGTACGACGGCGGGCGTTCGGACGGGCGCTGCGGTACACGGGCCCCCTGGGGACCGAGGCCGTGGAGCGCGCCGTGTCGCGGCTCGCCGCGCAGGTCCAGCCACAGCACAGCACCACGGTGCCGGAGTCGACTCCGGTGCCGACCGTCGATGAGGGAAGCGGGTTGGAAGCCGATGGCGACCCGATGAGCACGCACCGATGA
- the infB gene encoding translation initiation factor IF-2, with protein MAKVRVYELAKELGVDSKTIMTKLNELGEFVRSASSTIEPPVVRKLRDTYPVGGSGSSRSAAPARPAAPKAPAPSGGTPAPAAARPAAPAPAAPAPAAAPQAPAPQAPAPQAPAPQAPAPQAPAAPAAAPQAPAAQAPAPQAPAPQAPAPAARPAPAAQGARPGAPRPPQAGGQGGGARPGAPRPPARPGNNPFAPAQGMPRQGERPGGPRSGAPRPGNNPFAPSQGMPRPGERRPAEGAPAAAAGERPGGPRPGGPRPGGPRPNPGMMPGRTQSGVGRPGERPAPAGRGGGAGRGGFAGGGAGRPGGGAGPGAGGGGFAGRPGGGGRPGGAGRGSTQGAFGRAGGRPVRGRKSKRAKRQEFEQMQAPSLGGVSVPRGNGKTVVRLRHGSSLNDFADKIDANPASLVTVLFHLGEMATATQSLDEDTFGTLATELGYIIEMVSAEEEDRELLGAFDIDLDAELEAEGDDDLVARPPVVTVMGHVDHGKTKLLDAIRSTDVVAGEAGGITQHIGAYQVRTEHEGVDRAITFIDTPGHEAFTAMRARGAQVTDIAILVVAADDGVMPQTIEALNHAQSANVPIVVAVNKVDKEGANPDKIRQQLTEYNLVAEEYGGDTMFVDVSAKQRMGIDELLEAVLLTADAALDMRANPNKDARGVAIEANLDKGRGAVATVLVQSGTLHVGDAIVAGTAHGRVRAMLDEHGETVSEAGPARPVQVLGLSSVPRAGDTFLVAPDERTARQIAEKREAAERAALLAKRRKRISLEDFTQALQQGKVETLNLVLKGDVSGAVEALEDALLKIDVGDEVDLRVIHRGVGAITQNDVNLATVDNAIIIGFNVKLAPRVEELADREGVDVRFYSVIYQAIDDVEAALKGMLKPEYEEVQLGSAEVREVFRSSKFGNIAGSIVRSGEIRRNTKARVLRKGKLVADNLTIESLKRFKDDATEVREGFECGIGLGSYNDLQVEDVIETFEMREKPRK; from the coding sequence GTGGCCAAGGTCCGCGTCTACGAGCTCGCGAAGGAGCTCGGGGTCGACAGCAAGACCATCATGACCAAGCTCAACGAGCTCGGAGAGTTCGTCCGCTCGGCGTCATCGACGATCGAGCCCCCCGTCGTGCGCAAGCTGCGCGACACGTACCCGGTCGGCGGGTCCGGCAGCAGCCGGTCCGCTGCGCCCGCACGTCCCGCTGCCCCCAAGGCTCCCGCCCCGTCCGGTGGCACGCCCGCGCCGGCCGCCGCGCGGCCCGCAGCCCCGGCCCCCGCAGCTCCGGCGCCAGCCGCTGCTCCGCAGGCGCCCGCACCGCAGGCGCCCGCACCGCAGGCACCTGCCCCGCAGGCACCCGCCCCGCAGGCACCCGCAGCGCCGGCCGCTGCTCCGCAGGCACCCGCCGCACAGGCGCCCGCGCCGCAGGCACCTGCCCCGCAGGCACCTGCCCCGGCCGCGCGTCCTGCGCCGGCCGCACAGGGTGCTCGTCCCGGTGCGCCGCGTCCCCCCCAGGCCGGCGGCCAGGGTGGCGGTGCCCGTCCCGGTGCGCCGCGTCCCCCGGCACGTCCGGGCAACAACCCGTTCGCTCCTGCGCAGGGCATGCCCCGCCAGGGCGAGCGTCCCGGCGGGCCGCGCTCCGGCGCCCCGCGTCCGGGGAACAACCCGTTCGCGCCGTCGCAGGGCATGCCCCGCCCCGGTGAGCGCCGACCGGCCGAGGGCGCACCCGCGGCCGCGGCGGGGGAGCGTCCTGGTGGGCCGCGTCCCGGTGGGCCGCGTCCCGGTGGGCCGCGTCCGAACCCGGGCATGATGCCCGGCCGCACGCAGAGCGGTGTCGGTCGTCCCGGTGAGCGTCCGGCTCCGGCCGGTCGTGGTGGCGGCGCTGGTCGCGGCGGCTTCGCCGGCGGCGGTGCCGGTCGTCCCGGTGGCGGTGCCGGTCCCGGTGCGGGCGGCGGCGGCTTCGCCGGTCGTCCCGGCGGTGGCGGTCGTCCCGGCGGTGCCGGTCGCGGCTCCACGCAGGGCGCGTTCGGTCGCGCCGGGGGTCGGCCCGTCCGCGGACGGAAGTCGAAGCGCGCCAAGCGCCAGGAGTTCGAGCAGATGCAGGCGCCGTCGCTGGGCGGCGTGTCCGTCCCGCGCGGCAACGGCAAGACGGTCGTCCGCCTGCGGCACGGCTCGTCGCTGAACGACTTCGCCGACAAGATCGACGCGAACCCCGCGTCGCTCGTGACGGTGCTCTTCCACCTCGGTGAGATGGCCACGGCCACGCAGTCGCTCGACGAGGACACGTTCGGCACGCTCGCGACCGAGCTGGGCTACATCATCGAGATGGTGTCGGCCGAGGAGGAGGACCGCGAGCTGCTCGGGGCCTTCGACATCGACCTCGACGCCGAGCTCGAGGCGGAGGGCGACGACGACCTCGTCGCACGTCCCCCCGTCGTCACCGTCATGGGTCACGTCGACCACGGCAAGACCAAGCTCCTCGACGCCATCCGCTCCACGGACGTCGTCGCGGGCGAGGCCGGTGGCATCACCCAGCACATCGGTGCGTACCAGGTCCGCACCGAGCACGAGGGCGTCGACCGGGCGATCACGTTCATCGACACCCCGGGTCACGAGGCGTTCACCGCCATGCGTGCGCGTGGTGCCCAGGTCACCGACATCGCGATCCTCGTGGTCGCGGCGGACGACGGCGTGATGCCCCAGACGATCGAGGCGCTCAACCACGCGCAGTCGGCCAACGTGCCGATCGTCGTCGCGGTCAACAAGGTGGACAAGGAGGGGGCCAACCCCGACAAGATCCGCCAGCAGCTCACCGAGTACAACCTCGTGGCAGAGGAGTACGGCGGCGACACGATGTTCGTCGACGTCTCCGCCAAGCAGCGCATGGGGATCGACGAGCTGCTCGAGGCGGTCCTGCTCACGGCGGACGCCGCGCTCGACATGCGTGCCAACCCGAACAAGGACGCGCGTGGTGTCGCGATCGAGGCCAACCTCGACAAGGGCCGCGGTGCCGTCGCGACGGTGCTGGTCCAGTCCGGCACGCTGCACGTCGGTGACGCGATCGTCGCCGGCACGGCCCACGGTCGTGTGCGCGCCATGCTCGACGAGCACGGCGAGACCGTCTCCGAGGCCGGCCCGGCGCGTCCGGTGCAGGTCCTCGGCCTGTCGTCGGTGCCCCGCGCGGGTGACACGTTCCTCGTGGCACCCGACGAGCGCACCGCTCGGCAGATCGCCGAGAAGCGCGAGGCGGCCGAGCGTGCCGCCCTCCTGGCGAAGCGTCGCAAGCGCATCAGCCTCGAGGACTTCACGCAGGCGCTGCAGCAGGGCAAGGTCGAGACCCTCAACCTGGTCCTCAAGGGCGACGTGTCGGGTGCCGTCGAGGCGCTCGAGGACGCGCTGCTCAAGATCGACGTGGGCGACGAGGTCGACCTGCGTGTCATCCACCGCGGTGTCGGTGCGATCACGCAGAACGACGTCAACCTCGCGACGGTCGACAACGCGATCATCATCGGCTTCAACGTGAAGCTGGCGCCGCGTGTCGAGGAGCTGGCGGACCGTGAGGGCGTCGACGTGCGCTTCTACTCGGTCATCTACCAGGCGATCGACGACGTCGAGGCGGCCCTCAAGGGCATGCTCAAGCCGGAGTACGAGGAGGTGCAGCTCGGTTCCGCCGAGGTGCGCGAGGTCTTCCGCTCCTCCAAGTTCGGCAACATCGCCGGGTCGATCGTGCGCTCGGGCGAGATCCGCAGGAACACCAAGGCGCGCGTGCTCCGCAAGGGCAAGCTCGTCGCGGACAACCTGACGATCGAGTCCCTCAAGCGGTTCAAGGACGACGCGACCGAGGTCCGCGAGGGCTTCGAGTGCGGTATCGGTCTCGGGTCGTACAACGACCTGCAGGTCGAGGACGTCATCGAGACGTTCGAGATGCGGGAGAAGCCGCGCAAGTGA
- the rbfA gene encoding 30S ribosome-binding factor RbfA encodes MADSGRARKLAERVQQVVAQMIDTKVKDPRLGFVTVTDVRVTGDLQHADVYYTVLGDDEARQGSAQALESAKGLIRSEVGKQTGIRLTPTLAFHLDAVPETAAHLEEALAEAARRDAEVARLAAAARYAGDADPYRRPEDADTAQD; translated from the coding sequence ATGGCCGACTCAGGGCGGGCACGCAAGCTGGCGGAGCGGGTCCAGCAGGTCGTCGCGCAGATGATCGACACGAAGGTGAAGGACCCCCGGCTCGGGTTCGTCACGGTGACGGACGTGCGTGTCACCGGTGACCTGCAGCACGCGGACGTGTACTACACGGTGCTCGGCGACGACGAGGCCCGGCAGGGCTCGGCCCAGGCGCTCGAGAGCGCCAAGGGGCTCATCCGCTCCGAGGTCGGCAAGCAGACGGGCATCCGCCTGACTCCGACGCTCGCGTTCCACCTCGACGCGGTGCCGGAGACGGCGGCGCACCTCGAGGAGGCGCTCGCGGAGGCAGCGCGTCGTGACGCCGAGGTCGCACGGCTCGCCGCGGCCGCGCGGTACGCCGGTGACGCCGACCCGTACCGGCGCCCCGAGGACGCCGACACGGCCCAGGACTGA
- a CDS encoding glycosyltransferase family 1 protein, whose translation MTMQIAIAYTNPVGLPVLDEDGRVTGHDAGATLVRRLLRVFPDAVLVGHEARSGPVPVVPLADLDTDSTVVLNMDVLDSPDLWRRLARDGGEPRIMNFLWWNVATHHTHRVARSSLALSCALFPTFANSERTASEIREVVRMFTVPPLAERAVIAWVDLGIRLEHVQPRTPTDVPVVLYPAIYLSERKQPRLFVDVVEQVRARTPLTVEMRLHEQHLVSELAMRFSRHDWTWVGPLTSDRESYWQALSRTTAFLATSVDESYGLEYVEALVAGAVGVFPDLAWARAILPTRYPFLYGDPAQAQAMLLRAVEDTDGCREELDACVGGDFQGWLRGRHDDDVFERAIAERVREWFA comes from the coding sequence ATGACCATGCAGATCGCGATCGCGTACACCAACCCCGTCGGCCTGCCCGTCCTCGACGAGGACGGGCGGGTCACCGGCCACGACGCGGGGGCCACGCTCGTGCGACGGCTCCTGCGGGTCTTCCCGGACGCCGTGCTCGTGGGGCACGAGGCCCGCAGCGGGCCCGTACCGGTCGTCCCGCTGGCGGACCTCGACACGGACTCGACCGTGGTCCTCAACATGGACGTGCTCGACTCCCCCGACCTGTGGCGCAGGCTGGCCCGTGACGGCGGCGAGCCGAGGATCATGAACTTCCTGTGGTGGAACGTCGCGACCCACCACACCCACCGCGTCGCCCGGTCCTCGCTCGCGCTGTCGTGCGCGCTGTTCCCGACGTTCGCCAACTCCGAGCGCACGGCGTCCGAGATCCGCGAGGTGGTGCGCATGTTCACGGTGCCGCCGCTCGCGGAGCGCGCGGTCATCGCATGGGTCGACCTCGGCATCCGCCTCGAGCACGTGCAGCCCCGCACGCCCACCGACGTCCCCGTGGTGCTGTACCCCGCGATCTACCTGTCGGAACGCAAGCAACCGCGCCTGTTCGTCGACGTGGTCGAGCAGGTGCGGGCACGCACGCCGCTCACCGTGGAGATGCGGCTGCACGAGCAGCACCTCGTGAGCGAGCTCGCGATGCGGTTCTCACGGCACGACTGGACGTGGGTGGGCCCCCTGACGTCCGACCGCGAGTCCTACTGGCAGGCCCTGTCACGCACGACGGCCTTCCTCGCGACGTCGGTCGACGAGTCCTACGGCTTGGAGTACGTCGAGGCGCTCGTCGCCGGCGCGGTCGGGGTGTTCCCCGACCTCGCATGGGCGCGGGCCATCCTGCCGACCCGCTACCCGTTCCTGTACGGCGACCCCGCGCAGGCGCAGGCCATGCTGCTGCGAGCGGTCGAGGACACGGACGGCTGCCGCGAGGAGCTCGACGCGTGCGTCGGAGGCGACTTCCAGGGGTGGTTGCGTGGACGGCACGACGACGACGTGTTCGAACGGGCGATCGCCGAGCGCGTGCGCGAGTGGTTCGCCTGA
- a CDS encoding sodium-translocating pyrophosphatase → MDAHAPRDDEVPQTTSVRRPSRRRRAAAPLAAGALLLAGCAAPPGDEQSSTVHGGEASLVLPDLGAMSALGGVPGRTLLTLGLVVCALGLVFGGVTLGRLRRLPVHDSMRQVSELIYATCRTYLAQQGRFLLMLWAFIATVIIVYYKALVGFGWGKVGIVVAFSLIGMAGSFAVAWFGIRVNTFANSRTAFASLSGRPLPVHRIPLQSGMAIGMVLISLELLLMLVILLFLPPTVAGACFIGFAIGESLGAAGLRIAGGIFTKIADIGSDLMKIAFRIKEDDARNPGVIADCVGDNAGDSVGPSADGFETYGVTGVALITFVLLAVHDPAVQAGLLVWLFVVRAVMVVASGASYLLNDRWTQRRYATAARMNFETPLTTLVWLTSAVCTGLTFATSWYVMSPLDGADGLWWKLAAIVSCGTLAGALIPELVKVFTSTGSRHVREVVTSSREGGASLNILSGLVAGNFSAYWLGMAIVALMTGAYGLSELGLGELMSAPAVFAFGLVAFGFLGMGPVTIAVDSYGPVTDNAQSVYELSTIEDLPGIEPELRRDFDLAPQWDRAKRMLEENDGAGNTFKATAKPVLIGTAVVGATTMIFSIIMSLTEGLTVDLDHLSLMHPPFLLGLVTGGAVIYWFTGASIQAVTTGSHRAVAYIKDTIRLDGVTHASAEQSREVVRICTQYAQRGMLTMFLGVFFTTLAFAFVEPFFFIGYLVSIAVFGLYQAIFMANAGGAWDNAKKIVEVDLNAKGTPLHDASIVGDTVGDPYKDTSSVALNPVIKFTTLFGLLAVELAVSLRHQGQGTLVLVLAVVFAAVSLWCVHRSFYGMRIDSSHDGGPAPLPTEPDDDSAPGTSLPSVTAPGDTADVSDDGSHEVEDDAPSDVPDQPPTPVPAR, encoded by the coding sequence GTGGACGCACACGCGCCGCGGGACGACGAGGTCCCGCAGACCACCTCCGTGCGTCGGCCCTCGCGCCGACGCCGCGCCGCTGCCCCGCTCGCCGCCGGGGCCCTCCTCCTCGCGGGGTGCGCCGCTCCGCCGGGTGACGAGCAGTCGTCGACGGTGCACGGCGGTGAGGCGAGCCTCGTGCTCCCGGACCTCGGCGCGATGTCCGCCCTCGGCGGGGTCCCCGGCCGGACGCTGCTGACGCTCGGGCTCGTCGTGTGCGCGCTCGGGCTGGTCTTCGGCGGCGTCACTCTGGGCCGCCTGCGCCGGCTGCCCGTGCACGACTCGATGCGCCAGGTGTCCGAGCTCATCTACGCCACGTGCCGCACCTACCTCGCGCAGCAGGGTCGGTTCCTGCTCATGCTGTGGGCGTTCATCGCCACCGTCATCATCGTCTACTACAAGGCACTCGTCGGCTTCGGCTGGGGCAAGGTCGGCATCGTCGTCGCCTTCTCCCTGATCGGCATGGCCGGCTCGTTCGCCGTCGCGTGGTTCGGCATCCGCGTCAACACGTTCGCCAACTCGCGGACCGCGTTCGCGTCGCTGTCCGGACGCCCGCTGCCCGTGCACCGCATCCCGTTGCAGTCCGGCATGGCCATCGGCATGGTCCTCATCAGCCTCGAGCTGCTGCTCATGCTGGTGATCCTGCTGTTCCTGCCGCCCACCGTCGCGGGCGCGTGCTTCATCGGGTTCGCCATCGGCGAGTCCCTGGGAGCCGCAGGCCTGCGGATCGCCGGCGGCATCTTCACGAAGATCGCCGACATCGGCTCCGACCTCATGAAGATCGCGTTCCGGATCAAGGAGGACGACGCGCGCAACCCCGGCGTCATCGCCGACTGCGTGGGCGACAACGCGGGCGACTCCGTCGGCCCGTCGGCCGACGGGTTCGAGACGTACGGCGTCACGGGCGTCGCGCTCATCACGTTCGTGCTCCTCGCCGTCCACGACCCGGCGGTCCAGGCCGGGCTGCTCGTGTGGCTGTTCGTCGTGCGCGCCGTCATGGTCGTGGCCTCGGGCGCGTCGTACCTGCTCAACGACCGGTGGACGCAGCGCCGTTACGCCACCGCGGCACGCATGAACTTCGAGACGCCGCTGACGACGCTCGTGTGGCTGACGTCGGCCGTCTGCACCGGCCTGACGTTCGCGACGTCCTGGTACGTCATGTCACCGCTCGACGGCGCCGACGGGCTGTGGTGGAAGCTCGCCGCGATCGTGTCGTGCGGCACCCTGGCCGGCGCGCTCATCCCCGAGCTCGTCAAGGTGTTCACGTCGACCGGCTCGCGGCACGTGCGGGAGGTCGTCACGAGCTCGCGCGAGGGAGGCGCGTCGCTCAACATCCTCTCGGGGCTGGTGGCCGGCAACTTCTCGGCCTACTGGCTCGGCATGGCGATCGTCGCCCTGATGACGGGTGCGTACGGCCTGTCCGAGCTGGGGCTCGGTGAGCTCATGTCGGCACCTGCGGTGTTCGCGTTCGGGCTGGTCGCGTTCGGCTTCCTCGGCATGGGCCCCGTGACGATCGCCGTGGACTCCTACGGCCCGGTCACGGACAACGCGCAGAGCGTGTACGAGCTCTCGACCATCGAGGACCTGCCCGGGATCGAGCCGGAGCTGCGCCGCGACTTCGACCTCGCGCCCCAGTGGGACCGCGCCAAGCGGATGCTCGAGGAGAACGACGGCGCCGGCAACACCTTCAAGGCGACCGCCAAGCCCGTGCTCATCGGCACCGCCGTGGTCGGCGCGACGACGATGATCTTCTCGATCATCATGTCGCTCACGGAGGGCCTGACGGTCGACCTCGACCACCTGTCCCTGATGCACCCGCCGTTCCTGCTCGGCCTCGTCACCGGCGGCGCCGTCATCTACTGGTTCACGGGTGCCTCGATCCAGGCCGTGACGACGGGGTCGCACCGTGCGGTCGCGTACATCAAGGACACCATCCGCCTCGACGGCGTCACGCACGCGAGCGCCGAGCAGTCGCGCGAGGTGGTCCGGATCTGCACGCAGTACGCCCAGCGCGGCATGCTCACGATGTTCCTCGGAGTGTTCTTCACGACCCTCGCGTTCGCGTTCGTCGAGCCGTTCTTCTTCATCGGCTACCTCGTCTCGATCGCGGTGTTCGGCCTCTACCAGGCGATCTTCATGGCGAACGCCGGCGGTGCGTGGGACAACGCCAAGAAGATCGTCGAGGTCGACCTCAACGCCAAGGGGACTCCGCTGCACGACGCGTCGATCGTCGGCGACACCGTGGGCGACCCCTACAAGGACACGTCATCGGTCGCGCTGAACCCCGTCATCAAGTTCACGACGCTGTTCGGCCTGCTCGCCGTCGAGCTCGCGGTCTCGCTCCGCCACCAGGGTCAGGGCACGCTCGTGCTGGTGCTCGCGGTGGTGTTCGCGGCCGTGTCCCTGTGGTGCGTGCACCGCTCGTTCTACGGGATGCGCATCGACAGCTCGCACGACGGCGGGCCCGCGCCCCTGCCCACGGAGCCGGACGACGACAGCGCACCGGGAACCTCGCTCCCGAGCGTCACCGCGCCGGGCGACACGGCGGACGTCTCCGACGACGGCTCACACGAGGTCGAGGACGACGCGCCCAGCGACGTGCCCGACCAGCCCCCGACGCCCGTACCTGCCCGGTGA
- the truB gene encoding tRNA pseudouridine(55) synthase TruB — translation MPPTPPSSRRAADSRAAEPRPVEPRRPTADDGFLVVDKPAGWTSHDVVARVRRLASTRKVGHAGTLDPMATGVLVIGVGRATRLLTYVTGADKDYRATVRLGVATTTDDAEGEAVVRVDASHVERGDLDAHVAALTGDILQVPSAVSAIKVDGQRAYARVRAGEEVALVARPVHVARFAVRDVRAGQDDGLPVLDVDVEVTCSSGTYVRALARDLGSALGVGGHLTALRRSRVGGFGLAQARTLDDLGTTPDDQAVPVLPMADAARAVLPVRELSESDARALSYGQGIDPAEEPAGPVAAIGPDGRLVAVVERRGVRLRPAVVFSPA, via the coding sequence GTGCCCCCCACGCCCCCGTCCTCCCGTCGCGCTGCCGACTCCCGTGCGGCCGAGCCGCGTCCGGTCGAGCCCCGGCGGCCGACCGCCGACGACGGGTTCCTGGTGGTCGACAAGCCCGCGGGCTGGACGAGCCACGACGTGGTGGCGCGTGTGCGCAGGCTCGCGTCGACCCGCAAGGTCGGGCACGCCGGCACCCTCGACCCGATGGCGACGGGGGTGCTCGTGATCGGCGTGGGGCGGGCGACACGCCTGCTGACGTACGTGACGGGCGCCGACAAGGACTACCGCGCGACGGTGCGGCTGGGCGTCGCGACCACCACGGACGACGCCGAGGGCGAGGCGGTCGTGCGGGTCGACGCGTCGCACGTCGAGCGCGGGGACCTCGACGCGCACGTCGCCGCCCTGACGGGTGACATCCTCCAGGTGCCGAGCGCGGTCTCCGCGATCAAGGTCGACGGGCAGCGCGCCTACGCGCGCGTGCGCGCCGGTGAGGAGGTCGCGCTCGTGGCGCGGCCCGTGCACGTCGCACGGTTCGCCGTGCGCGACGTGCGCGCCGGGCAGGACGACGGGCTCCCGGTGCTCGACGTGGATGTCGAGGTCACGTGCTCGTCCGGCACCTACGTCCGCGCCCTCGCGCGGGACCTCGGGTCGGCACTGGGCGTCGGTGGGCACCTGACGGCGCTGCGCAGGTCGCGCGTGGGCGGGTTCGGGCTCGCGCAGGCGCGCACGCTGGACGACCTCGGCACGACGCCCGACGACCAGGCGGTGCCGGTGCTGCCGATGGCGGACGCGGCCCGCGCGGTCCTGCCGGTGCGCGAGCTCAGCGAGTCGGACGCCCGCGCGCTGTCGTACGGCCAGGGCATCGACCCTGCGGAGGAGCCCGCGGGCCCGGTCGCGGCCATCGGACCCGACGGCCGCCTCGTCGCGGTGGTCGAGCGGCGCGGCGTGCGGCTGCGGCCGGCGGTGGTGTTCAGCCCCGCGTGA